A DNA window from Flavisolibacter ginsenosidimutans contains the following coding sequences:
- a CDS encoding arabinan endo-1,5-alpha-L-arabinosidase has product MRFLFSFLLSFAFVKSHCQQIAAGTVLSTRQTPVHDPVIIKEDSVYYIFCTGNGIAVWSSSNLKEWKKEAPVFANPPQWAVDAVPGFKGHIWAPDIHFYNGSYYLFYAVSQFGKNTSCIGVAVNKTLHPLSPDYKWIDLGKVVQSVLGRDLWNAIDPNLVVDEKNEPWLTFGSFWSGIKLVKLDRQMKIAEPQQWYTLARRPRPYNTPDSSAGGAAIEAPFIFRKGDYYYLFVSFDYCCIGEQSTYKIVVGRSKVLQGLYVDKDGVRMDSNGGSLLLQGNADWNGVGHNAVFTDNGKDYLIFHGYDAKDGGRSKLRIEELVWDENGWPAVK; this is encoded by the coding sequence ATGCGCTTCCTGTTTTCCTTTTTGCTTTCGTTCGCTTTCGTAAAAAGTCATTGCCAGCAAATTGCGGCCGGCACTGTTCTCTCAACAAGACAAACACCGGTTCACGATCCCGTCATCATCAAAGAAGACAGCGTTTACTACATCTTTTGCACCGGCAACGGCATCGCTGTTTGGTCGTCAAGCAATTTAAAAGAATGGAAAAAAGAAGCGCCTGTTTTTGCAAACCCACCGCAATGGGCGGTAGATGCAGTGCCCGGTTTTAAGGGCCACATCTGGGCGCCAGATATCCATTTTTATAACGGCAGCTATTACTTGTTTTATGCTGTTTCGCAGTTTGGAAAAAACACGTCCTGCATCGGTGTTGCGGTGAATAAAACCTTGCATCCTTTATCTCCAGATTACAAATGGATTGATTTAGGAAAGGTGGTGCAATCCGTTCTTGGACGCGATTTGTGGAATGCCATTGATCCAAACCTGGTTGTTGACGAAAAGAACGAGCCGTGGTTAACATTCGGTTCTTTTTGGAGTGGAATAAAACTGGTAAAGCTTGATCGGCAAATGAAGATTGCGGAGCCGCAACAATGGTACACGCTTGCGCGAAGACCGAGGCCTTACAACACGCCGGATTCTTCTGCAGGCGGCGCAGCTATTGAAGCGCCGTTCATCTTCAGGAAGGGAGATTATTATTATCTCTTTGTTTCATTTGATTATTGCTGCATAGGCGAACAGAGTACTTACAAAATAGTCGTCGGAAGAAGCAAAGTGCTGCAAGGTCTTTACGTTGACAAAGACGGCGTTCGCATGGACAGCAACGGCGGCAGTTTATTGTTGCAAGGCAATGCCGACTGGAACGGTGTTGGACATAACGCGGTGTTTACCGACAACGGAAAAGATTACCTCATCTTTCACGGTTATGACGCAAAAGATGGCGGCCGCTCAAAGCTTCGTATCGAAGAACTTGTTTGGGACGAAAACGGCTGGCCTGCCGTGAAATAA
- a CDS encoding rhamnogalacturonan acetylesterase: MHSQKIFAAILIVTALSSFAFLQKDKPVFYVIGDSTVKNGDGTGKGSLWGWGDFIAPYFDTTKIRIENDALGGRSSRTFITEGRWEKVLSKLKKGDYVIMQFGHNDSGPLDDTARARGTMKGIGEESKEVYNPIMKKQEVVYTYGHYMRQYIRDAKAKGAVAIVCSPIPRNDWKEGKVTRSVESYAGWAQQVAKEEGAYFIDLNNLVATKYEALGADAVKPFFPGDHTHTNIDGAKLNAEIVAAQLKEIKSEGLKKYMK, encoded by the coding sequence ATGCATTCTCAAAAAATATTTGCAGCTATTTTAATTGTAACGGCTTTGAGTTCGTTTGCGTTTTTGCAAAAAGACAAACCTGTTTTTTACGTCATTGGTGATTCGACGGTGAAGAACGGCGACGGCACGGGCAAAGGAAGTCTCTGGGGTTGGGGAGATTTTATTGCGCCCTATTTCGACACGACAAAAATTAGGATTGAAAACGATGCATTGGGTGGACGAAGCAGTCGCACCTTCATCACTGAAGGCCGTTGGGAAAAAGTTTTGTCGAAATTGAAGAAGGGCGATTACGTGATTATGCAGTTTGGCCACAATGATAGCGGCCCACTCGACGATACGGCAAGAGCAAGAGGAACCATGAAAGGCATTGGCGAAGAATCGAAAGAGGTTTACAACCCGATCATGAAGAAGCAGGAAGTAGTCTATACTTATGGCCATTATATGCGGCAATACATTCGAGATGCAAAAGCGAAAGGAGCGGTAGCGATTGTTTGTTCGCCAATTCCGCGCAATGACTGGAAAGAAGGCAAAGTCACTCGTTCGGTTGAAAGTTATGCGGGCTGGGCGCAGCAAGTGGCAAAAGAAGAAGGCGCTTATTTCATTGACCTGAACAATCTCGTGGCAACAAAGTATGAGGCTTTAGGCGCCGACGCTGTGAAGCCTTTCTTTCCCGGCGATCACACGCACACAAACATTGACGGCGCAAAATTGAACGCAGAAATTGTGGCTGCGCAATTGAAAGAAATTAAGTCCGAAGGATTGAAGAAGTACATGAAGTAA
- a CDS encoding rhamnogalacturonan acetylesterase, producing the protein MNKKLTIIFAFIFILCSSFLFLPKEKPIIYLIGDSTVHNSDKEQWGWGSLLPEFFDSTKISISNQAMAGRSTRTFIKEGRWDRVLSTLKKGDFVLMQFGHNEGSKPDTSRAGYRGVLKGTGEDSVQLTWPNGNIETVHTYGWYIRKFVRDAKAKGATPIVLSMIPRNEFREGKVLRADKDYGKWAKEIADAEGVMFIDLNAITADKYDAWGAEKVKTFFPGDHTHTNHEGAEVNAASIVDGIKAEKKNPLNKYLLKS; encoded by the coding sequence ATGAATAAAAAGCTCACGATAATTTTTGCATTCATTTTCATCCTCTGCTCGTCGTTTCTTTTTCTTCCAAAAGAAAAGCCAATCATTTATCTCATCGGCGACTCAACGGTGCACAACAGCGATAAGGAACAATGGGGTTGGGGCTCTTTGCTTCCGGAATTTTTCGACAGCACAAAAATTTCCATCTCCAACCAGGCCATGGCCGGTCGCAGCACAAGAACTTTCATCAAAGAAGGCCGTTGGGACAGGGTTCTATCAACGTTGAAAAAAGGCGATTTTGTGTTGATGCAATTCGGGCACAACGAAGGCTCGAAACCCGATACATCAAGAGCAGGTTATCGCGGTGTACTCAAAGGCACCGGTGAAGATTCGGTACAACTTACGTGGCCAAACGGCAACATTGAAACCGTGCATACCTACGGTTGGTACATTCGAAAATTCGTTCGCGATGCAAAAGCTAAAGGCGCTACGCCAATCGTTCTTTCCATGATTCCGCGAAACGAATTCAGGGAGGGAAAAGTTTTGCGTGCCGATAAAGATTACGGCAAGTGGGCCAAAGAAATTGCCGACGCAGAAGGCGTGATGTTCATTGACCTCAACGCCATCACCGCCGATAAGTACGATGCCTGGGGTGCTGAAAAAGTAAAAACATTTTTTCCCGGCGATCATACGCATACCAATCATGAAGGCGCAGAAGTAAACGCAGCTTCTATTGTGGACGGTATCAAAGCAGAGAAAAAGAATCCGTTGAATAAATACTTGCTTAAATCATAA
- a CDS encoding rhamnogalacturonan lyase, which produces MKTTKKILASLFLFAGIHASAQRQMETLDRGVVAVRNSEGKAFVSWRLLGTESTDLTFNLYRTVNGKTEKLNKEPISKTTNFLDNSVDTVTTASYVVKPISSGKEGASSKPFVLKAGNAPYFSIALQTPKGYAPNDASVGDLDGDGQYEIILHQTGRGHDNSQAGFTDPPIIQAYKLDGTLLWTINLGKNIREGAHYTQFMVFDLDGDGRAEVAMKTADGSIDGKGNVIGDSTKDWRNDKGYILSGPEYLTVFDGLTGKALYTTDFVPPRHAKLNPTPDELKAEWGDGYGNRMDRFLAAIAYLDGKTPSLIMSRGYYTRTFITAWNFKNGKLQRQWTFDSDDPAHPENKPFRGQGNHNLTVADVDGDGKDEIVYGAMCIDDNGKGLYSTGFGHGDAQHVTDLDPSRPGLEVFGIQERFDDAGSHMFDARTGEVLWKKASVKAGADGEGPGRGLALDIDPRYPGYECWSFGAGITGLYDCKGNLINAQSPPSCNMGIFWDGDVLAELLDGTNIMKWDYVNNKTSRLLSAGDYNCVKNNGTKSNPVLSADIWGDWREEVIYRTADNNELRIFTTSIPTDKKFYTLMHDPQYRLSIAWQNVAYNQPPHTSFYFGEGMSNPPKPNIALVQTKKKVETALK; this is translated from the coding sequence ATGAAAACCACAAAAAAAATTCTTGCTTCTCTTTTTTTGTTTGCGGGCATTCATGCTTCGGCGCAACGGCAAATGGAAACACTGGATAGAGGCGTCGTGGCCGTGCGAAACAGCGAAGGAAAAGCTTTTGTTAGTTGGAGATTGCTGGGCACTGAATCAACTGATTTAACGTTTAATCTTTACCGCACTGTTAATGGTAAAACGGAAAAGCTGAACAAAGAACCCATCAGCAAAACGACAAATTTTTTAGACAACAGTGTCGATACTGTAACAACAGCAAGCTATGTTGTCAAGCCAATATCAAGCGGCAAAGAAGGTGCATCAAGTAAGCCATTTGTTTTGAAAGCGGGCAATGCGCCTTACTTTTCTATTGCGTTGCAAACACCGAAAGGCTATGCTCCGAATGATGCTTCCGTTGGCGATTTAGATGGCGATGGTCAATACGAAATCATCTTGCACCAAACCGGCCGCGGTCACGACAATTCACAGGCCGGTTTTACCGATCCGCCGATTATTCAAGCTTACAAACTTGACGGCACGTTGCTCTGGACGATCAATCTCGGAAAGAACATTCGCGAAGGCGCACACTACACGCAATTCATGGTGTTTGATTTGGACGGCGACGGCCGTGCCGAAGTCGCCATGAAAACAGCCGACGGTTCCATTGACGGCAAAGGCAACGTCATTGGTGATTCAACAAAAGACTGGCGCAACGACAAAGGCTATATTTTATCGGGCCCCGAATATTTAACGGTGTTTGATGGCCTCACCGGCAAAGCTTTGTACACAACCGATTTTGTTCCGCCGCGTCACGCAAAGTTGAATCCAACACCCGATGAACTAAAAGCGGAATGGGGCGACGGTTACGGCAACCGCATGGATCGTTTTCTTGCTGCAATCGCTTATCTCGATGGCAAAACGCCAAGCCTGATCATGAGCCGCGGTTATTATACTCGCACGTTTATCACCGCGTGGAATTTTAAAAACGGGAAGCTCCAACGTCAATGGACGTTTGACAGCGACGATCCCGCCCATCCCGAGAACAAACCCTTTCGCGGACAAGGCAATCACAATCTCACCGTTGCTGATGTTGACGGTGACGGCAAAGACGAAATTGTTTACGGTGCCATGTGCATTGACGACAACGGCAAAGGACTTTATTCAACCGGCTTTGGTCATGGCGATGCGCAACACGTAACCGACCTTGATCCCTCACGTCCCGGCCTGGAAGTTTTTGGGATTCAAGAAAGGTTTGACGATGCGGGTTCGCACATGTTTGACGCACGAACCGGCGAAGTGCTTTGGAAAAAAGCATCAGTAAAAGCCGGCGCAGACGGCGAAGGTCCCGGCCGTGGATTGGCGCTTGACATTGACCCCCGCTATCCGGGTTACGAATGCTGGAGCTTTGGTGCGGGCATTACCGGTTTATACGATTGCAAGGGAAATCTCATTAATGCACAGTCACCGCCATCCTGCAACATGGGCATCTTTTGGGACGGCGACGTGTTGGCCGAATTGCTCGACGGAACGAATATTATGAAGTGGGATTACGTGAACAACAAGACGTCGCGTTTGTTAAGCGCTGGCGATTACAATTGTGTAAAGAACAACGGCACCAAATCCAATCCGGTTTTGTCGGCGGACATTTGGGGCGACTGGCGCGAAGAAGTGATTTACCGCACGGCCGACAACAACGAGTTGCGCATTTTCACCACTTCGATTCCGACGGATAAAAAGTTTTACACGCTGATGCACGACCCGCAGTACCGGTTAAGCATTGCGTGGCAGAATGTGGCGTACAACCAACCGCCGCACACAAGCTTTTATTTTGGTGAAGGCATGAGCAATCCGCCGAAGCCAAACATTGCGTTGGTGCAGACAAAAAAGAAAGTGGAGACGGCGTTAAAATGA
- a CDS encoding glycoside hydrolase family 2 protein: protein MHNNCRTTLLTFLLLFYFSVFAQNERTITSFDNDWKFYKGDASGAEAVSFNDASWRSLNVPHDWSIEGPYDRANPTSRGGGYLPAGVGWYRKIFSLPGIDASKNFFVEFDGIMAASDVWINGHHLGKRPSGYISLHYELSPYLKFGAEKNVLAVRADNTIQPASRWYTGAGIYRHVRLVSVNPVHVDEAGSFVSSSNVSAQSAKVQSQTTVTNNGSSSQSFVLRTRFLAPDGKEARMVQSNAKLDAGKSQTFTQIAPVKNPALWDIDKPQLYKAITTIIVNKQPVDEYTTSFGIRDAHFEAATGFWLNGKNIKIEGVCLHHDGGAFGAAVPLRVWTKRLQSLKDIGVNGIRTSHNEPSPEFLDLCDKLGFLVMDETFDTWNAAKPNAEKGYNLYFSDWWERDTRDIVTRDCNHPSIVIYSIGNEIHDNLNDSSGFHKYKMQQDLIHSLDSTRPVTMALFRPGLSKVYENGFAAMMDVVGQNYRENELIAAHEKHPDWKVIGTENTHVISMWLALRDKPYMSGQFLWTGYDYLGEADWPRIANGAGLFDKTGEEKLAGYQRQSWWDDKPMVYVTRKETNANGVTWNPDWTPDDPDIYTTADLQVFSNCDEVELFVNGKSVGAKGRTPDNASSRTWTIPFEKGTLKAVGRNGGKDVAQQELKTAGKASKIVLKADKTSLQNSWDDVVYVTASVTDDEGNLVSGADTKINFSISGPGVIAAVDNGDNASSEPYQATSRWSYKGKCVAIIKASGNNGKITLTANAENLKGASIAVDATSEKK from the coding sequence ATGCACAACAATTGCCGAACAACGCTGCTGACTTTTTTGCTCCTTTTCTACTTTTCTGTTTTTGCGCAGAACGAAAGAACCATTACTTCATTTGACAACGACTGGAAATTTTACAAAGGGGATGCAAGCGGCGCCGAAGCCGTTTCGTTCAACGATGCATCGTGGCGTTCGTTGAACGTGCCGCACGACTGGAGCATAGAAGGGCCTTACGACCGTGCCAACCCGACAAGCCGCGGCGGTGGCTATCTGCCCGCTGGCGTTGGCTGGTACCGCAAAATTTTTTCATTACCCGGCATCGATGCTTCAAAAAATTTTTTTGTTGAATTCGACGGCATCATGGCGGCCAGCGATGTTTGGATCAACGGTCATCATTTGGGTAAACGTCCAAGCGGTTACATCAGTCTGCATTACGAACTATCGCCTTACTTAAAATTCGGTGCTGAAAAAAATGTCCTGGCCGTTCGTGCGGATAACACAATTCAACCGGCTTCGCGTTGGTACACCGGCGCCGGTATTTATCGCCATGTACGGTTGGTAAGTGTAAATCCGGTTCACGTTGATGAAGCCGGAAGCTTTGTGTCTTCTTCGAACGTATCTGCGCAAAGCGCAAAGGTTCAGTCACAAACAACGGTAACAAACAACGGCTCTTCGTCGCAAAGCTTTGTACTGCGCACCCGCTTTCTTGCACCGGACGGAAAAGAAGCGAGGATGGTTCAAAGCAACGCAAAGCTGGATGCGGGAAAAAGTCAAACCTTTACGCAAATCGCACCGGTAAAAAATCCTGCGCTTTGGGATATAGACAAACCACAACTCTACAAAGCAATTACAACCATCATTGTCAACAAACAACCGGTGGACGAATACACAACTTCTTTCGGCATTCGCGATGCGCATTTTGAAGCGGCAACCGGCTTTTGGCTCAACGGGAAAAACATCAAAATCGAAGGCGTTTGTTTGCACCACGACGGCGGTGCTTTTGGTGCGGCCGTGCCTTTGCGTGTTTGGACAAAACGATTGCAATCATTAAAAGACATTGGCGTGAACGGCATTCGTACGTCGCACAACGAACCCTCTCCCGAATTTCTTGATCTCTGCGACAAACTTGGCTTCCTGGTCATGGACGAAACCTTCGACACATGGAACGCCGCAAAGCCCAATGCTGAAAAAGGATACAACCTTTATTTCAGCGATTGGTGGGAGAGAGATACCCGTGACATTGTGACGCGTGATTGCAACCATCCCTCGATTGTTATCTACAGTATCGGAAACGAAATTCACGACAACCTCAACGACTCATCCGGCTTTCATAAATACAAAATGCAGCAGGATCTGATTCATTCGCTCGATTCAACACGGCCCGTGACGATGGCACTTTTCCGGCCTGGACTTTCAAAAGTTTACGAAAACGGATTTGCCGCAATGATGGACGTTGTGGGACAGAATTACCGCGAGAACGAACTTATTGCCGCACACGAAAAGCATCCTGATTGGAAAGTGATCGGTACCGAAAACACACACGTCATCAGCATGTGGCTTGCCCTGCGCGACAAACCTTACATGAGTGGACAATTTCTTTGGACCGGCTATGATTATCTGGGCGAAGCCGACTGGCCGCGCATTGCAAACGGCGCGGGTTTGTTTGATAAAACCGGCGAAGAAAAACTGGCTGGCTATCAACGGCAAAGTTGGTGGGACGATAAGCCAATGGTTTACGTTACCCGCAAAGAAACGAATGCGAACGGCGTTACCTGGAACCCCGATTGGACGCCTGACGATCCGGACATTTACACCACCGCCGACCTGCAGGTGTTTAGCAACTGCGACGAAGTGGAATTGTTTGTCAACGGTAAATCAGTAGGCGCAAAAGGCCGCACACCCGACAACGCATCGTCGAGAACGTGGACGATTCCGTTTGAAAAAGGAACACTGAAAGCCGTTGGCCGCAACGGCGGCAAAGACGTGGCGCAACAGGAATTGAAAACAGCCGGTAAAGCCTCGAAGATTGTTTTGAAAGCCGACAAGACATCGTTGCAAAATAGTTGGGATGATGTGGTTTACGTAACCGCCAGTGTTACCGACGACGAAGGCAATCTTGTATCAGGAGCAGATACAAAGATTAATTTTTCGATCAGCGGGCCGGGAGTTATAGCGGCTGTTGACAACGGCGACAACGCAAGCAGCGAACCTTACCAGGCAACGAGCCGTTGGTCATACAAAGGAAAGTGCGTTGCCATCATCAAGGCATCAGGAAACAACGGCAAGATCACACTAACGGCGAATGCAGAAAATTTAAAAGGCGCAAGCATTGCCGTGGATGCAACAAGCGAAAAGAAATGA
- a CDS encoding glycoside hydrolase family 28 protein — translation MKKILFIFVSLLAFGFANRQTDLSWTKNVGARKIPSSKKVYWVNDFGATNDTAKVVTKIIQQAIDKCAKDGGGTIAFKPGIYLTGSIFLKSGVHLKIDKGVLIKGSQSFDDYPEIDTRIAGIEMRWPAALINIIDQKNVMVSGDGKVNAQGKFCWDKYWTMRKEYDAKGLRWIVDYDAKRVRTFLVQSSSDVTLKGLTFSNAGFWTIQLLYSDHLTVDGVTVRNNEDGKGPSTDGIDIDSSTWVLVENCDIDCNDDDFCLKAGRDADGLRVNKPTEYVVIRKCTARKGGGLLTLGSETSGGIRHVLATDLTAKGTGNGFHIKSATTRGGTIEDIHFQNITMDSVGNAFMYTMNWNPSYSYSKLPEGYTWETLPKHWKVMLTKVEPEEKGIPHFKDIYVSNVKVKYAKKAISGAGLNKSFLQNFNFENVNINAANAGEVSYAQGWTWKNVSINTTDKSTVSVKNSNGVSL, via the coding sequence ATGAAAAAAATTCTTTTCATTTTTGTTTCGCTGCTCGCATTCGGATTTGCCAACAGACAAACGGATTTATCCTGGACGAAAAACGTTGGCGCACGAAAAATTCCGTCTTCGAAAAAAGTTTATTGGGTGAATGATTTCGGCGCAACAAATGATACCGCTAAAGTGGTAACGAAGATCATTCAGCAAGCAATAGACAAATGCGCCAAAGACGGCGGAGGAACGATTGCCTTCAAACCCGGAATTTACTTAACCGGTTCTATCTTTTTAAAGAGCGGCGTTCATCTCAAAATTGACAAAGGCGTGTTGATCAAAGGCAGTCAAAGCTTTGATGATTACCCTGAAATTGATACCCGTATCGCAGGCATTGAAATGCGCTGGCCTGCGGCTCTCATCAACATCATTGACCAGAAAAACGTAATGGTGAGCGGTGACGGAAAAGTAAACGCACAGGGAAAATTTTGTTGGGATAAATACTGGACCATGCGCAAAGAATACGACGCAAAAGGTTTGCGCTGGATTGTGGATTATGATGCAAAACGTGTTCGCACGTTTTTGGTGCAATCATCTTCTGATGTAACGTTAAAAGGATTGACGTTTTCCAACGCGGGTTTCTGGACAATACAACTTCTTTATTCCGATCACTTAACCGTTGATGGAGTAACGGTTCGCAACAACGAAGACGGCAAAGGCCCGAGCACCGACGGCATTGACATTGACTCTTCAACATGGGTTTTGGTAGAGAATTGCGACATTGACTGCAACGATGATGATTTCTGTTTAAAAGCCGGCAGAGACGCTGACGGACTTCGGGTGAACAAGCCAACGGAATACGTTGTCATTCGAAAGTGCACGGCAAGAAAAGGCGGCGGTTTGTTGACACTTGGCAGCGAAACATCGGGCGGCATTCGTCACGTGCTGGCAACTGATTTAACGGCCAAAGGCACGGGCAACGGCTTTCACATCAAGTCTGCCACAACACGCGGCGGAACAATTGAAGACATCCACTTTCAAAACATCACGATGGACAGTGTGGGCAATGCCTTTATGTACACGATGAACTGGAATCCTTCGTACAGTTACTCAAAACTTCCGGAAGGCTATACCTGGGAAACACTGCCAAAGCATTGGAAAGTGATGCTGACAAAAGTTGAACCCGAAGAAAAAGGCATCCCGCATTTCAAAGACATTTATGTTTCAAACGTAAAAGTGAAGTATGCAAAGAAAGCCATCAGCGGTGCAGGATTGAATAAATCTTTTCTCCAAAATTTCAATTTCGAAAACGTAAACATCAACGCAGCCAATGCAGGTGAAGTCAGTTATGCGCAAGGCTGGACGTGGAAAAACGTCTCGATCAATACAACCGATAAAAGCACGGTAAGCGTTAAAAATTCAAACGGCGTAAGCCTCTAA
- a CDS encoding sialate O-acetylesterase translates to MNRIQKFASCLSFFAFGFLHAQVKLPAIISNNMVLQQNAKVALWGWAKPGEQVTVTNSWNRRATTVTADASGKWLTYVTTTKAGGPYKLTFKASNTIDVDNILLGEVWLSSGQSNMEFFIGKKSNPSYTGVINHDEVMKDAEHPDIRMIDVPNKVADEPQADFKGDWKICTAQTIDTFSAVAYFFAKEINKATGYPVGIINSTWGGTPAEAWTKKEVLQSDADLNQILVRYQKAMDAFPQANEKYKAALAKWKEDTSKTKGAQPRGPMGANSNQSPAKLYNGMIVPIEPYTLRGAIWYQGESNADRAYQYRKLFPAMIKNWRDDWNAPKLPFYFVQISPHRSQNPEIRDAQLYVYRNTPNTGMAVTIDNGDSLDIHPRNKELVGKRLSLWALQNEYGKKDLVVSGPLYKSAKIEGDKFRISFDYDKGLMTKDGSELKEFTIAGDDQNFVPANAKIEGNTVVVWSTAVKAPKAVRFAWKNVPHPNLYNGAGLPASPFRTDDWKLTTQGLN, encoded by the coding sequence ATGAACCGCATTCAAAAATTTGCTTCCTGCCTATCGTTCTTCGCCTTTGGCTTTCTTCACGCACAGGTAAAACTTCCGGCCATTATAAGCAACAACATGGTGTTGCAGCAAAACGCCAAAGTGGCGTTGTGGGGTTGGGCAAAACCGGGTGAGCAAGTGACCGTTACCAACAGTTGGAACCGCCGCGCCACAACCGTTACCGCCGATGCGTCCGGTAAATGGTTAACGTATGTAACCACAACCAAAGCCGGTGGACCGTACAAGCTTACGTTCAAAGCTTCAAACACAATTGATGTTGACAATATTTTGCTGGGCGAAGTGTGGCTTTCATCAGGTCAATCCAACATGGAATTTTTTATCGGCAAAAAATCCAATCCGTCGTACACGGGTGTCATCAATCACGATGAAGTAATGAAAGACGCAGAGCATCCCGACATACGAATGATTGACGTGCCCAACAAAGTAGCCGATGAACCGCAAGCCGATTTCAAAGGCGACTGGAAAATTTGCACGGCACAAACGATTGATACATTTTCTGCCGTTGCGTATTTTTTTGCAAAAGAGATCAACAAAGCAACGGGTTATCCTGTCGGCATTATTAATTCAACCTGGGGCGGTACGCCGGCAGAGGCCTGGACGAAAAAAGAAGTCTTGCAAAGCGATGCAGACCTGAATCAAATTTTGGTTCGCTATCAAAAAGCAATGGACGCTTTTCCGCAGGCGAACGAAAAATACAAGGCGGCTTTGGCAAAATGGAAAGAAGACACAAGCAAAACAAAAGGCGCACAGCCACGCGGACCAATGGGTGCGAACAGCAATCAATCTCCTGCAAAATTGTACAACGGCATGATTGTGCCGATTGAGCCGTATACGTTGCGCGGCGCAATTTGGTACCAGGGCGAATCAAACGCTGACAGAGCTTACCAGTACCGAAAGTTGTTTCCGGCCATGATTAAGAACTGGCGGGACGATTGGAATGCACCAAAGCTTCCTTTTTACTTCGTTCAAATCTCACCGCACCGCAGCCAGAATCCCGAGATACGAGACGCACAACTTTACGTTTACCGCAATACGCCCAATACGGGCATGGCCGTAACGATCGACAACGGCGATTCGCTGGACATTCATCCTCGCAACAAAGAACTGGTTGGAAAAAGGTTATCGCTTTGGGCTTTGCAAAACGAATACGGCAAAAAAGACCTTGTTGTTTCAGGGCCTTTGTATAAATCTGCAAAGATTGAAGGCGATAAGTTTCGTATTTCCTTTGATTACGACAAAGGCTTGATGACGAAAGACGGAAGCGAGTTGAAGGAATTCACCATTGCCGGCGACGATCAGAACTTTGTTCCGGCAAATGCAAAGATTGAAGGCAATACGGTGGTTGTTTGGAGCACTGCCGTGAAAGCACCGAAAGCGGTTCGCTTTGCATGGAAGAACGTACCGCATCCGAATTTATACAACGGAGCCGGTTTGCCTGCTTCGCCCTTCCGCACGGACGATTGGAAGCTCACCACACAAGGACTCAATTGA
- a CDS encoding alpha/beta hydrolase, translating into MKIIACFLFSFLLQHNLMAQEITLPLWPAGKVPNYQKTDETEKRDTTETIHVSHVQMPDMTVFLPSKRNATGQAVIVCPGGGYVTLSYSWEGTDVAKLLNAKGIIAIVLKYRLPNSKSNVTPHLSPLMDAKRAIRLVRANAAKWGINKARVGIMGFSAGGHLASTLETHFDEGDAASTDSVERQSSRPDFAVLVYPVISMSKPIMHAGSRNNLIGANADSSLAKYYSGELQVTNQTPPTFLVHATDDKTVPVENSLLMYQALRGAGVPVEMHIYPTGGHGFGLAIGKYYLETWTDRLVDWLRGLKQ; encoded by the coding sequence ATGAAAATCATTGCTTGCTTCCTGTTTTCTTTTCTTCTTCAACACAATTTAATGGCGCAGGAAATAACGCTTCCGCTTTGGCCGGCCGGCAAGGTTCCCAATTATCAAAAAACCGACGAAACGGAAAAACGCGACACAACCGAAACCATCCATGTCAGCCACGTGCAAATGCCGGACATGACGGTATTTCTTCCTTCAAAACGGAACGCAACAGGCCAGGCCGTGATTGTTTGTCCCGGTGGTGGATACGTTACGCTGTCGTACAGTTGGGAAGGCACCGACGTAGCCAAACTCCTAAACGCAAAAGGCATCATCGCCATTGTTTTAAAATACCGTTTGCCCAATTCGAAAAGCAACGTCACGCCGCATCTTTCGCCGCTGATGGACGCCAAACGGGCCATCCGCCTTGTTCGTGCCAACGCAGCCAAATGGGGCATTAACAAGGCAAGAGTTGGCATCATGGGTTTTTCTGCCGGTGGTCACCTTGCTTCAACGCTTGAAACGCATTTTGACGAAGGCGACGCGGCTTCAACCGACAGCGTTGAACGGCAATCGTCGCGACCGGATTTTGCGGTGCTGGTGTACCCGGTTATTTCCATGAGCAAGCCCATTATGCACGCAGGTTCGCGCAACAATTTAATCGGCGCCAACGCCGACAGCAGCCTTGCCAAATATTATTCCGGAGAGTTGCAGGTAACAAATCAAACACCGCCAACTTTCTTGGTTCACGCAACGGATGATAAAACCGTTCCGGTTGAAAACAGTTTGCTGATGTACCAGGCATTGCGGGGCGCCGGCGTGCCCGTTGAAATGCACATTTATCCTACCGGTGGCCATGGCTTTGGCCTGGCGATTGGCAAGTATTATTTGGAAACCTGGACGGACCGGTTGGTAGATTGGCTGCGGGGGTTGAAGCAATAG